GCCCTCCGTTCTTACGCCTGGTGGGAAGAGGAGCTGCAGCGCCGTGACGCCAAGCTCCGGGCAACGGTCGGTATCGCGGAAGCTACGGCGCAACGAGGAGGTTGAAGCTGCTTTCTCGAGACGAAATGGACCTCGTCCAGCAGGACCCGGGTCTCCCGGGGTTGGCCACGGTGCTCGACCCCGAGGCTCTTGCCGAGCGCCTGGCCAGGGAGCTCTCCGGGATCGAAATCCAGAAAGCGGAGTGTCGCTATGTCCGCTACAAACCCGGGACCAACTGTCTGGCGGCTCACCGCGTGCTCGCCTCGGGCGAGTGGCAGGAGGTGTATGCCAAGGCGTATCGCCCCGCCGATGCTCACAAGGTCTCGAAGGCGATCGCGCGCGCGCAAACCCCGACGGGACTCGGACCGGGCAAGCTCCTCTGGACTGACCTTCTGACCGTGGTCTGTCTTTTCCCCAACGACGACCAGATCCGAAGCTTGAGGCGACTCGGGGAGGCGACGACCCGCGCTCGCTTGCTGCGCAAGGCTCTGCCCGCACATCCAGGGCTCTGGAGTGCAGAGCTGCGGCCTCTAGCATACAAGCCGGACCGACGCTTCGTCGGGCAGCTCCGCGGACCAGATGGCGATCTGGCGGTGGTGAGGCAGTACTCCCGCTCCGGCTTCACGCGAATCGGTCGAGCGCGCACGTTGCCTGTCGCGAACGGATGCCTGCGGCTGGCAAGGCCCCTGGGACGATCGGAGCGCCACCGGTTCGTCGTGCTCGAGTGGCTGGAAGGGCGTTTGCTCGGCGACGCCCTTCGTGCCTCACGATTCGACGCTCGAGAGCTGAAGCGGGTCGGGTGGGCTCTCGCCGAGCTCCACCGGTCGAGCCCCGAGGGTCTCGTCGAGCGCGGCTCGCAAGACGCAGTCAAAGGTCTGCGGGCGGTCGCGGAGGCCGTCGGGTTCCTGGCGCCCGGACTCGAGGACGACGCCAGCAGGCTCGCCGCGCACGTTGCGTGGGCGCTAGGCGAGATGCCGAAGGTCATGGGAACGATTCACGGCGACTTCTACTCCAAGCAGGTTCTCCTCCAGGAAAAAGCGGTCGCGGTCATCGATCTCGATTCCATGGCTTTCGGCGACCCGTTGGCCGACGTCGGGAATTTCATCGCCCATTTGGAGCGAGATTCCGTCCGTGGCTCCGTATCGAGCGACCGGGTCGACACTTACCGATGCTCCCTGCTCGAGGGCTACCGCGAAAGCGGCCTGACAGTGAGGGATGGGGCCGTCGACGTCCATACCGCCGCAGCGTTGCTGCGCCTTACGCCGCACCCTTTTCGGAACCGGGAGTCGCGCTGGCGAGAACAGATGGAGAGACTTCTCGCCCGGGCACGGACGCTGCTTCACCGATCCTCGAGGTGCCTGGTGAGCTCCGTGAAGACGACCTGAGGGGGAGCATGAGCCTGAACGCCAGCCCCATGGGACGAGCGCTCGAGCGGCTGGAGTCGGGCTCGAAGGAGACGATCGGACGCGGGTCGATCCGGCGCGTCGAGATCGGACGGAAAGGCTGGTTGGATCTGACCGCCGACGCCCCGGGGGGGCAACGCTGGTTCCGGTGGGATTCCGGTCAATCGCGCGAGCTCCTTCCGGAGCACGACCGCTCGCTGCGTCTGGCGCGAAGGCTACCCGGAAACGCCCGGGTTCTGAGCTACCGTCCCGACCGCAGGATTGTCGTCGAGTACGAGCAGCACGGTCAGCGGGTCGTCGAGAAGGGTTATCGGAAGGGCCGCTCGGGG
This is a stretch of genomic DNA from Vicinamibacteria bacterium. It encodes these proteins:
- a CDS encoding phosphotransferase, coding for MDLVQQDPGLPGLATVLDPEALAERLARELSGIEIQKAECRYVRYKPGTNCLAAHRVLASGEWQEVYAKAYRPADAHKVSKAIARAQTPTGLGPGKLLWTDLLTVVCLFPNDDQIRSLRRLGEATTRARLLRKALPAHPGLWSAELRPLAYKPDRRFVGQLRGPDGDLAVVRQYSRSGFTRIGRARTLPVANGCLRLARPLGRSERHRFVVLEWLEGRLLGDALRASRFDARELKRVGWALAELHRSSPEGLVERGSQDAVKGLRAVAEAVGFLAPGLEDDASRLAAHVAWALGEMPKVMGTIHGDFYSKQVLLQEKAVAVIDLDSMAFGDPLADVGNFIAHLERDSVRGSVSSDRVDTYRCSLLEGYRESGLTVRDGAVDVHTAAALLRLTPHPFRNRESRWREQMERLLARARTLLHRSSRCLVSSVKTT